CGTCCGACTCCGTGTCGGGCATGCTCACCTCGCGCGCGCCGCGCACGTCCACCAGGAAGCGCGCCGGCATGCCGCGCAGCTGGTCCGCCGGGTAGTTGTCCGGCAGCACCAGCCCCACCTCCACGCTGTCGCCCACGCTGGCCTCCGCGATGACCTCCGCGAAGCCGGGCAGCATCACCTGGGGGGCCAGCTCCATCCAGTAGCCCATGCGGGTGCTCAGCGGGATGAGGCGGCCGTTGGCGTAGCCCAGGATGTCCAGGCGCACGTCGTCGCCCATGGCCAGGGCTTCGCCTTCCGCGCGCTCGCGGACCTGCGCCTTCGCGCGGGCCAGCTCGTGGAAGCGCTCCAGCAGGTCCTCTTCCGTGAGGTCCTCGCCCTGGGGCACGCGGATGTTCAGGTTCTCCAGCGACGGGGCCTTCACCTGCGGCAGGTCCGCCTGGTGGCCCAGGCCGGGCGCCACGGGCAGCCGCTGCACCAGCTGATGCACGGGAGTCTGCGCCGGGACGGCGGGCGCTTCCGGAGGCTTGGGGGTGGAAGGGGCGGCGGCGGACTTCGCCGACTTCGCCGGGGTGGAAGACGGGCCGGGCGCCTTGGCGGCGGGTGCGGCGGACGGCTTCGCGGGAGGGTTCTTCTTCGTGGCCACCGGAGGGCCTCCTGGCAGGTAGCGACCGTGGTCCCAGAGGGGATTGAAACGTGCGCGTCTCACACGGCCACGGTGCCTACCAGAAAAGGACCCCCCGGGGACATCCCCGGGCGTTCACCGCCCGGGGCCCTACGGTTACCGCGTCACTTCAACGGCTTACCCGAACAGGCCGCCGACGAAGCTGGAGACGGCGGAGACGGCGGCGCCCACCTGGCTGACCACCGGGATGTTGGTGGCGGCGGCGATGGAGCCCACGGCGGTGATGACGCCCGTGACCTTCGCGGTGGTGCTGGCGTTCGGGTCGCGCAGGGTGGAGACCGCGTT
This DNA window, taken from Corallococcus exiguus, encodes the following:
- a CDS encoding trigger factor; its protein translation is MATKKNPPAKPSAAPAAKAPGPSSTPAKSAKSAAAPSTPKPPEAPAVPAQTPVHQLVQRLPVAPGLGHQADLPQVKAPSLENLNIRVPQGEDLTEEDLLERFHELARAKAQVRERAEGEALAMGDDVRLDILGYANGRLIPLSTRMGYWMELAPQVMLPGFAEVIAEASVGDSVEVGLVLPDNYPADQLRGMPARFLVDVRGAREVSMPDTESDAFLQQLGRGSTHEEVMSSIVEEMESEMADMLWVDARNRVLDEIVARADVTVPKALVDEEIRRRWKQAEGEVLAQKFFSLEEQQEALDGWLHHPGIRDDVERRLKIALVLRAIAQRDKLQLTPQVTLELLKESSEPFGITEAQLRESMLDPAASAQMTDVAWHLLAVEHVMTQAKVTFEGAEAGLAQG